One Spinacia oleracea cultivar Varoflay chromosome 4, BTI_SOV_V1, whole genome shotgun sequence DNA segment encodes these proteins:
- the LOC110787034 gene encoding ubiquitin-conjugating enzyme E2 36 produces the protein MANSNLPRRIIKETQRLLSEPAPGISASPSEDNMRYFNVMILGPSQSPYEGGVFKLELFLPEEYPMAAPKVRFLTKIYHPNIDKLGRICLDILKDKWSPALQIRTVLLSIQALLSAPNPDDPLSENIAKHWKTNEIEAVETAKEWTRLYANGA, from the exons ATGGCGAACAGTAATTTGCCTCGCAGAATCATCaag GAGACCCAGCGTCTCCTTAGCGAGCCAG CTCCGGGTATAAGTGCTTCACCGTCAGAAGACAATATGCGGTATTTCAATGTTATGATCCTTGGGCCTTCACAGTCTCCTTATGAAG GGGGAGTCTTTAAGTTGGAGTTATTTTTGCCCGAGGAATACCCAATGGCTGCTCCTAAG GTTAGATTTCTTACCAAAATATATCATCCCAACATTGATAAG CTAGGGAGGATATGCCTTGATATTCTAAAAGACAAATGGAGTCCTGCTCTCCAGATACGGACTGTACTCTTGAG TATTCAAGCATTGCTGAGTGCTCCAAACCCTGATGACCCTCTGTCTGAGAACATCGCTAAGCATTGGAAAACAAATGAGATTGAAGCAGTTGAAACTG CAAAAGAATGGACCCGTCTATATGCAAATGGAGCTTAA